The genomic DNA AAACATTCGCCGACGGTGTCCGCGCTTTAGCTAAGAAAGAAAATGTTTTTGCATTGCGATGTGATCCTGAAATCGAAGAAACCGACACGTCGATCTTATCTGTTTTTCAAAATGCAGGATTTTCAAGAAACCCGGAGAATATCCAACCGCGCGGTACGATTCTTCTCGATATTCGCCCCGGTGAAGACGATCTGCTCAAATCCTTTCATCACAAGACACGATACAATATCAAATTAGCGGAAAAAAAAGGCGTTACGGTTGAAGAGATGAATTCCTCCGCCGGCATTGATATCTTTTACGATTTATTTGAGATCACCAGTGCGCGGGACAAATTTATGATACTTCGGCGTTCGTATTTCCAACACTTACATAAAACACTTTCCGATAGCAGCTTAAGTACTGTGTTTGTTGCCAAGTACGACGGTAAACCTTTAGGCGCTGTGATTTTGACTACCTTCGGAAAACGCATGGTTTATTTATACGGCGCTTCATCCAATGAGCATCGCAACCTTATGCCTAATCATTTATTGCATTGGCGCGCGATTCTTTGGGCTAAAGAGCACGGGTTGACGACATACGATTTCTGGGGTGTTCCGGCCAATCCGACAGAAACCAGCCCGCTGTGGGGTGTGTACCGTTTTAAAAAAGGATTCAACGAAACGGAGACGCGCTGGATGGGTACGTACGAATTGGTCTTTAACCGATTTTGGTATTTTGTCTTTGAAAAAGCTACCGTGGCATTCAAAACCGCCATTCGATTTTTGAAAACCGGAAAAATAAAATCTTCGGTCGGGGATTAAAAAAACGTTTTATTTAACGGTGAGTTCGGAAAGTTTGGTTTGTTTGGGCTTGCGATCCGGCGATTGTTGACACTCTTCACAGATACCGAATAGATGCAAAATATGATGCGTCATTTTGAAATTATATTGACGGCAAATCACATCCTGTAATTTTTCGATCTCTTCCGATTCAAATTCGATCACGCGACCGCACGACGTACACTTCATGTGCTCATGGTGGTGGCGCCCGTAAGTATGTTCATAATACGCTTTGGTATCGCCTAACTTGGCTTTGCGTATCAATCCGCATTTTTCTAGAAGCTCTAAGGTCCGATATATCGTTGCACGCGAAGCCATGCTATTTTTTTTTCGCATCCGCATTAAGATGTCATCGGCATCAAAATGGAAATTGGTAGCGTATATCTCATCTAAGATCGCGAAACGTTCGGGCGTAGCTTTTAATGAATGCGAAATCAGGTAGGAACGAAACGCTTTGTGAATTTCGTCTTTTTTAGGTTCTTCTGTCATATGCACGATGAATGACGCTTTCTTGTCTGATTCTCGTATCGCGTTTGATATTATACCCGTAACATACCCTTTTATAATAATTTTTCCGCAATAGTTCAATACCGGTTCGTGGTTTTTTCCGCTTATTACTGGCTCTAC from bacterium includes the following:
- a CDS encoding peptidoglycan bridge formation glycyltransferase FemA/FemB family protein produces the protein MRFEVLPAHNPAVRERWNIFASSVDGSSVLQSYEWGEVKRGLWQPFYTAVTDETGQIILAALILKRQMPLVGRAIFYAPRGPLFRELNAALLKTFADGVRALAKKENVFALRCDPEIEETDTSILSVFQNAGFSRNPENIQPRGTILLDIRPGEDDLLKSFHHKTRYNIKLAEKKGVTVEEMNSSAGIDIFYDLFEITSARDKFMILRRSYFQHLHKTLSDSSLSTVFVAKYDGKPLGAVILTTFGKRMVYLYGASSNEHRNLMPNHLLHWRAILWAKEHGLTTYDFWGVPANPTETSPLWGVYRFKKGFNETETRWMGTYELVFNRFWYFVFEKATVAFKTAIRFLKTGKIKSSVGD
- a CDS encoding transcriptional repressor; the protein is MTEEPKKDEIHKAFRSYLISHSLKATPERFAILDEIYATNFHFDADDILMRMRKKNSMASRATIYRTLELLEKCGLIRKAKLGDTKAYYEHTYGRHHHEHMKCTSCGRVIEFESEEIEKLQDVICRQYNFKMTHHILHLFGICEECQQSPDRKPKQTKLSELTVK